In Solanum stenotomum isolate F172 chromosome 6, ASM1918654v1, whole genome shotgun sequence, one DNA window encodes the following:
- the LOC125867550 gene encoding proteasome subunit beta type-6 codes for MENASVDVNQPHSMGTTIIGVTYNGGVVLAADSRTSTGMYVANRASDKITQLTDNVYVCRSGSAADSQIVSDYVRYFLHQHTIQLGQPATVKVAANLARLLSYNNKDRLQTGLIVGGWDKYEGGKIYGIPLGGTVLEQPFAIGGSGSTYLYGFFDQAWKEGMAQEEAEKLVVTAVSLAIARDGASGGVVRTVTINKDGATRKFYPCDSLQLWHEELEPVNSLLDVMSASSPVPMVS; via the exons ATGGAAAATGCTTCGGTCGATGTTAACCAGCCCCACTCCATGGGCACCACCATAATCGGTGTTACTTACAATGGCGGCGTTGTACTTGCTGCTGACTCTCGCACCAGCACCG gaATGTATGTTGCGAATAGGGCTTCTGATAAGATCACTCAGCTCACTGATAATGTCTACGTTTGCCGCTCTGGATCA GCAGCAGACTCCCAAATTGTTTCAGACTATGTTCGCTACTTCCTGCACCAACACAC GATACAGCTGGGCCAGCCAGCTACTGTCAAGGTTGCTGCGAACCTTGCAAGGTTATTATCCTACAACAACAAG GATAGGCTCCAAACAGGACTGATTGTTGGTGGTTGGGACAAATATGAAGGAGGAAAGATCTATGGAATCCCTCTTGGAGGCACAGTCTTGGAGCAACCTTTTGCTATTGGAG GATCAGGCTCTACTTATTTGTATGGTTTCTTTGACCAAGCATGGAAAGAGGGAATGGCTCAAGAAGAAGCTGAG AAACTGGTGGTCACTGCAGTATCTCTTGCCATTGCACGAGATGGTGCTAGCGGTGGAGTTGTTCGGACTGTAACT ATTAACAAAGATGGAGCTACAAGAAAGTTTTATCCATGCGATTCCCTTCAACTTTGGCATGAAGAACTAGAGCCGGTGAACTCCCTGCTGGATGTTATGTCTGCATCAAGTCCTGTTCCAATGGTCAGTTGA